The following are from one region of the Indicator indicator isolate 239-I01 chromosome 14, UM_Iind_1.1, whole genome shotgun sequence genome:
- the TOM1 gene encoding target of Myb1 membrane trafficking protein isoform X3, producing MDFLLGNPFSSPVGQRIERATDGSLRSEDWALNMEICDIINETEEGPKDAFRAIKKRIVGNKNFHEVMLALTVLETCVKNCGHRFHVLVSSQDFVENVLVRTILPKNNPPAIVHDKVLTLIQTVYSSNIQSGQNSPVVNSPQQMESILHPVTLPTGKGTSSDSPITPTPEQVGKLRSELEVVNGNVKVMSEMLTELVPSQAEPSDLELLQELNRTCRAMQQRVLELIPRVLHEQLTEELLIINDNLNNVFLRHERFERLRTGQPVKAPNEAENSLIDLGPSSPAVKQPEVTNNLSSQLAGMNLGSSSISAGPRTLNTSGKLEEEFDMFALTRGSSLAEQRKEVKYEDPQASKGLAGALDARQQNTGVVPVPQANFMEDIEKWLSTDVGESEDAKGVTSEEFDKFLEERAKVADRLPTLSSSSAGTSISPPAASHHRKQAKEDDAMFAL from the exons agagAGCTACAGATGGGTCCCTGCGGAGCGAGGACTGGGCTCTCAACATGGAGATCTGTGACATCATTAATGAGACTGAAGAAGG GCCCAAAGATGCCTTCCGAGCCATTAAGAAGAGAATTGTAGGCAATAAGAACTTCCATGAAGTTATGCTGGCTTTGACG GTCCTGGAGACATGCGTCAAGAACTGTGGCCATCgcttccatgtccttgtgtccAGCCAGGACTTTGTAGAAAATGTCCTGGTGAGAACAATCCTGCCCAAGAACAATCCACCTGCCATAGTGCATGACAAGGTGCTGACCCTCATTCAG ACTGTGTACAGCTCCAACATCCAATCAGGACAGAATTCGCCTGTGGTCAACTCACCTCAGCAGATGGAGTCCATCCTCCACCCTGTCACCCTGCCCACTGGGAAGGGAACATCCAGTGACTCTCCCATCACacccacaccagagcag GTCGGGAAGCTGCGCAGTGAGCTGGAAGTGGTGAATGGAAATGTGAAGGTCATGTCGGAGATGTTGACAGAGCTGGTCCCATCCCAGGCTGAACCTTctgacctggagctgctgcaa gagctgaATCGGACatgcagagccatgcagcagcgTGTGCTGGAGTTGATTCCTCGTGTCCTCCATGAACAACTCACTGAAGAGCTGCTCATCATCAATGACAACCTCAACAATGTGTTTCTGCGCCATGAAAG GTTTGAGCGTCTTCGGACAGGACAGCCTGTTAAG gcACCAAATGAGGCAGAGAACAGCTTGATTGACCTGGGGCCCAGTAGTCCTGCAGTGAAGCAGCCTGAAGTCACCAACAACCTCTCCTCTCAGCTGGCTGGAATGA ACCTGGGCTCAAGCAGCATCAGTGCAGGGCCACGCACCCTCAACACCTCTGGCAAGCTGGAAGAAGAGTTTGACATGTTTGCCCTGACCCGTGGCAGCTCGCTGGCTGAGCAGCGCAAAGA GGTAAAGTACGAAGATCCCCAAGCCTCCAAAGGACTTGCTGGTGCCCTGGATGCCCGGCAGCAGAACACAGGAGTG GTGCCGGTTCCCCAAGCCAATTTCATGGAAGACATAGAAAAGTGGCTCTCCACTGATGTG GGAGAGTCAGAGGATGCAAAAGGGGTCACCAGTGAAG AGTTTGACAAGTTTCTGGAAGAGCGAGCAAAAGTTGCAGACCGGCTACCTACCTtgtccagctcctcagcagggaCGTCCatctcccctcctgctgccagccatcaCAGGAAGCAAGCAAAGGAAGATGATGCTATGTTTGCCTTGTGA
- the TOM1 gene encoding target of Myb1 membrane trafficking protein isoform X1: MDFLLGNPFSSPVGQRIERATDGSLRSEDWALNMEICDIINETEEGPKDAFRAIKKRIVGNKNFHEVMLALTVLETCVKNCGHRFHVLVSSQDFVENVLVRTILPKNNPPAIVHDKVLTLIQSWADAFRSSPDLTGVVAVYEDLRRKGLEFPMTDLDMLSPIHTPQRTVYSSNIQSGQNSPVVNSPQQMESILHPVTLPTGKGTSSDSPITPTPEQVGKLRSELEVVNGNVKVMSEMLTELVPSQAEPSDLELLQELNRTCRAMQQRVLELIPRVLHEQLTEELLIINDNLNNVFLRHERFERLRTGQPVKAPNEAENSLIDLGPSSPAVKQPEVTNNLSSQLAGMNLGSSSISAGPRTLNTSGKLEEEFDMFALTRGSSLAEQRKEVKYEDPQASKGLAGALDARQQNTGVVPVPQANFMEDIEKWLSTDVGESEDAKGVTSEEFDKFLEERAKVADRLPTLSSSSAGTSISPPAASHHRKQAKEDDAMFAL; the protein is encoded by the exons agagAGCTACAGATGGGTCCCTGCGGAGCGAGGACTGGGCTCTCAACATGGAGATCTGTGACATCATTAATGAGACTGAAGAAGG GCCCAAAGATGCCTTCCGAGCCATTAAGAAGAGAATTGTAGGCAATAAGAACTTCCATGAAGTTATGCTGGCTTTGACG GTCCTGGAGACATGCGTCAAGAACTGTGGCCATCgcttccatgtccttgtgtccAGCCAGGACTTTGTAGAAAATGTCCTGGTGAGAACAATCCTGCCCAAGAACAATCCACCTGCCATAGTGCATGACAAGGTGCTGACCCTCATTCAG TCCTGGGCCGACGCCTTCCGCAGCTCCCCAGACCTGACTGGTGTTGTTGCTGTCTATGAAGACCTGAGACGGAAGGGCCTGGAGTTCCCCATGACtgatctggacatgctgtcgCCCATCCACACACCACAGAGG ACTGTGTACAGCTCCAACATCCAATCAGGACAGAATTCGCCTGTGGTCAACTCACCTCAGCAGATGGAGTCCATCCTCCACCCTGTCACCCTGCCCACTGGGAAGGGAACATCCAGTGACTCTCCCATCACacccacaccagagcag GTCGGGAAGCTGCGCAGTGAGCTGGAAGTGGTGAATGGAAATGTGAAGGTCATGTCGGAGATGTTGACAGAGCTGGTCCCATCCCAGGCTGAACCTTctgacctggagctgctgcaa gagctgaATCGGACatgcagagccatgcagcagcgTGTGCTGGAGTTGATTCCTCGTGTCCTCCATGAACAACTCACTGAAGAGCTGCTCATCATCAATGACAACCTCAACAATGTGTTTCTGCGCCATGAAAG GTTTGAGCGTCTTCGGACAGGACAGCCTGTTAAG gcACCAAATGAGGCAGAGAACAGCTTGATTGACCTGGGGCCCAGTAGTCCTGCAGTGAAGCAGCCTGAAGTCACCAACAACCTCTCCTCTCAGCTGGCTGGAATGA ACCTGGGCTCAAGCAGCATCAGTGCAGGGCCACGCACCCTCAACACCTCTGGCAAGCTGGAAGAAGAGTTTGACATGTTTGCCCTGACCCGTGGCAGCTCGCTGGCTGAGCAGCGCAAAGA GGTAAAGTACGAAGATCCCCAAGCCTCCAAAGGACTTGCTGGTGCCCTGGATGCCCGGCAGCAGAACACAGGAGTG GTGCCGGTTCCCCAAGCCAATTTCATGGAAGACATAGAAAAGTGGCTCTCCACTGATGTG GGAGAGTCAGAGGATGCAAAAGGGGTCACCAGTGAAG AGTTTGACAAGTTTCTGGAAGAGCGAGCAAAAGTTGCAGACCGGCTACCTACCTtgtccagctcctcagcagggaCGTCCatctcccctcctgctgccagccatcaCAGGAAGCAAGCAAAGGAAGATGATGCTATGTTTGCCTTGTGA
- the TOM1 gene encoding target of Myb1 membrane trafficking protein isoform X2, protein MDFLLGNPFSSPVGQRIERATDGSLRSEDWALNMEICDIINETEEGPKDAFRAIKKRIVGNKNFHEVMLALTVLETCVKNCGHRFHVLVSSQDFVENVLVRTILPKNNPPAIVHDKVLTLIQSWADAFRSSPDLTGVVAVYEDLRRKGLEFPMTDLDMLSPIHTPQRTVYSSNIQSGQNSPVVNSPQQMESILHPVTLPTGKGTSSDSPITPTPEQVGKLRSELEVVNGNVKVMSEMLTELVPSQAEPSDLELLQELNRTCRAMQQRVLELIPRVLHEQLTEELLIINDNLNNVFLRHERFERLRTGQPVKAPNEAENSLIDLGPSSPAVKQPEVTNNLSSQLAGMNLGSSSISAGPRTLNTSGKLEEEFDMFALTRGSSLAEQRKEVKYEDPQASKGLAGALDARQQNTGVVPVPQANFMEDIEKWLSTDVGESEDAKGVTSEGKFDKFLEERAKVADRLPTLSSSSAGTSISPPAASHHRKQAKEDDAMFAL, encoded by the exons agagAGCTACAGATGGGTCCCTGCGGAGCGAGGACTGGGCTCTCAACATGGAGATCTGTGACATCATTAATGAGACTGAAGAAGG GCCCAAAGATGCCTTCCGAGCCATTAAGAAGAGAATTGTAGGCAATAAGAACTTCCATGAAGTTATGCTGGCTTTGACG GTCCTGGAGACATGCGTCAAGAACTGTGGCCATCgcttccatgtccttgtgtccAGCCAGGACTTTGTAGAAAATGTCCTGGTGAGAACAATCCTGCCCAAGAACAATCCACCTGCCATAGTGCATGACAAGGTGCTGACCCTCATTCAG TCCTGGGCCGACGCCTTCCGCAGCTCCCCAGACCTGACTGGTGTTGTTGCTGTCTATGAAGACCTGAGACGGAAGGGCCTGGAGTTCCCCATGACtgatctggacatgctgtcgCCCATCCACACACCACAGAGG ACTGTGTACAGCTCCAACATCCAATCAGGACAGAATTCGCCTGTGGTCAACTCACCTCAGCAGATGGAGTCCATCCTCCACCCTGTCACCCTGCCCACTGGGAAGGGAACATCCAGTGACTCTCCCATCACacccacaccagagcag GTCGGGAAGCTGCGCAGTGAGCTGGAAGTGGTGAATGGAAATGTGAAGGTCATGTCGGAGATGTTGACAGAGCTGGTCCCATCCCAGGCTGAACCTTctgacctggagctgctgcaa gagctgaATCGGACatgcagagccatgcagcagcgTGTGCTGGAGTTGATTCCTCGTGTCCTCCATGAACAACTCACTGAAGAGCTGCTCATCATCAATGACAACCTCAACAATGTGTTTCTGCGCCATGAAAG GTTTGAGCGTCTTCGGACAGGACAGCCTGTTAAG gcACCAAATGAGGCAGAGAACAGCTTGATTGACCTGGGGCCCAGTAGTCCTGCAGTGAAGCAGCCTGAAGTCACCAACAACCTCTCCTCTCAGCTGGCTGGAATGA ACCTGGGCTCAAGCAGCATCAGTGCAGGGCCACGCACCCTCAACACCTCTGGCAAGCTGGAAGAAGAGTTTGACATGTTTGCCCTGACCCGTGGCAGCTCGCTGGCTGAGCAGCGCAAAGA GGTAAAGTACGAAGATCCCCAAGCCTCCAAAGGACTTGCTGGTGCCCTGGATGCCCGGCAGCAGAACACAGGAGTG GTGCCGGTTCCCCAAGCCAATTTCATGGAAGACATAGAAAAGTGGCTCTCCACTGATGTG GGAGAGTCAGAGGATGCAAAAGGGGTCACCAGTGAAGGTAAG TTTGACAAGTTTCTGGAAGAGCGAGCAAAAGTTGCAGACCGGCTACCTACCTtgtccagctcctcagcagggaCGTCCatctcccctcctgctgccagccatcaCAGGAAGCAAGCAAAGGAAGATGATGCTATGTTTGCCTTGTGA